The genomic DNA TGTTATATTATTTagttccagacagcatcagagacatggctacacacactgagacagaggggcgctgtttccctcGCTAGGAGGATTTCACTGGCGGGATTCAGACACTTCAGAATTGACGGAAAAGTATGAAAACACAGGTCAAATATTTGGGGAAGCCTGTTGGTCAAATATTTGGGGAAGCCTGTCTTCTTTTGGTATACATAAATACACGCCACTGATGCTACAAACGGTTCATAAGTACTTTAGGGACTAAGATGATTGTTTAAAGGTTAGTAATAAACAGTTTACAACACACATTGGTTGAAGTTGTGAAATGGACTGTGTGCTTCTGTTGCCCATCGCATGGACGTCTTACAGTCCGGCTTTTTTACTATAATGACACTTGACTTTACAATTCCAGACTCACCCATGGCGACAAACAGTACCCCAGCCAGCACCTGGAAGAGCAGTGAAGACCCGATGAGGACCAGGACGGTGACGTAGTACCTGTAATGACGTATAATCTCTTAGACGTATCCTGCCTGGTGGCCAAAACCAGACGACTACAATGGAAATACAGTAAGTCAGGAAACTTTATTGTTACAATTATTTGACACACAAATATCCACTTGTGTTTTAaatgatcaaataaaataaaatgtgatcGGAATACCTGAAGTCTGGCCCCTGCTCCAGGACGGCCTTCAGCTGGGCAGCGTTGGCCATCAGCAGGGCCACGTCTAACATGCTCTCTGCTACCGTCTTCTTAGTGGCATAGTGGTTCAGATTCAGACTGGTGTTACCACCCTGGGACAGAAAGAGAGTATTAACCATGAGTATTAACCAGGAGTATTAACCATGAGTATTAACCATGAGTATTAACCATGAGTATTAACCATGAGTATTAACCAGGAGTATTAACCATGAGTATTAACCATGAGTATTAACCAGGAGTATTAGCCAGGAGTAAGGCCATGAGTATTAGCCAGGAGTAAGGCCATGAGTATTAGCCAGGAGTAAGGCCATGAGTATTAGCCAGGAGTAAGGCCATGAGTATTAGCCAGGAGTAAGGCCATGAGTATTAGCCAGGAGTAAGGCCATGAGTATTAACCAGGAGTATTAACCATGAGTATTAACCAGGAGTATTAACCATGAGTATTACCCATGAGTATTAGCCATGGGTATTAACCATGAGTATTACCCATGAGTATTGGCCAGGAGTATTAACCATGAGTATTAACCATGAGTATTAACCATGAGTATTAGCCATGAGTATTAGCCATGAGTATTAGCCATGAGTATTAGCCAGGAGTATTAACCAGGAGTATTAACCAGGAGTATTAACCAGGAGTATTAGCCATGAGTATTAGCCAGGAGTATTAGCCATGGGTATTAACCATGAGTATTAACCATGAGTATTAACCAGGAGTATTAGCCATGAGTATTAGCCATGAGTATTAGCCAGGAGTATTAACCATGAGTATTAGCCAGGAGTATTAACCATGAGTATTAACCATGAGTATTAACCAGGAGTATTAGCCAGGAGTATTAGCCATAAGTAAGGCCACGTCTAACATTCTCTCTGCTCTGGTCTTCTTAGTGGCATAGTGTTTCAGGTTGAGACTAGAGTCACCACCCTGAggaagggagggagcgagggatggGTAAGTCAaatcctctacccactagttgtTTCTCACCTTTATACAGAAGATGGAAGCAAATACAATCTGTCATCTGAACCCTCGTCAATTCTCCTAATgcaccaatagatggcagcacaGTATCCAGAATAACATGTAGGAAACAGTGGTGAGGGGAGGGGACTGAACTGtaacacaatccaggtgtggaaagctcttagaggcttacccagacagtctcacatctgtaatcgctgccaaaggtgcttctacaaagtattgattcaggggtctgaatacttatgtaaaatagatatttctgtatttaattttcaatacatttgcaaacatttctaaaaaccttttcactttgtcattatattgGACTGTATCgatccatcggccaatttcttttgccactatacctattttgccaattggacctggacccctctgctactcggaaccctactaatccatcacggCTGGTCTATCGACGTCGCTGCACgcggaggcaaaaacagactttcctccgtcgagacgtccctctaaggcccttctgctagcttgtttagccccggtctactaactgttagcttgctagccccggcctgctaactgtctgaatcgccgtgtctccagtcagcccaaccactcactggacccctattgatcacccggctacgcatgcctctccctaatatcaatatgccttgtccattactgtcctggttagtgattactgtcttatttcactgtagagcctctagccctgctcaatatgccttaaccaaccatgttgttccacctcctacatatgcgatgacatcacctggtttaaacgtctctagagactatatctctctcatcattactcaatgcctaggtttacctccaatgtactcacatcctaccttacactatgtacactatgccttgaatctatgctattgtgcccagaaacctgctccttttactctctgttccgaacgtgctagccGGCCAGTTCGTATATCCTTTAACCGTATCCTtattctactcctcctctgttcctctggtgatgtagaggttaatccaggtcctgcagtgcctagctccactcccactccccaggtgctctcatttgttgacttctgtaaccataaaagccttggtttcatgcatgttaacattagaagcctactccctaagtttgttttactcactgctttagcacactctgccaacccggatttcctagccatgtctgaatcctggcttaggaagaccaccaaaaaccctgaaatcccCATCCCAACTATAACATTTCCCgaaaagatagaactgccaaagggggcggtattgcaatctactgcagagatagcctgcagagttctgtcttactatccaggtctgtacccaaacagtttgagcttctacttttaaaaatccacctttccagaaacaagtctctcaccgttgccgcttgctatagaccactctCTGTCCCCAGCTGtggcctggacaccatatgtgaattgattgccccccatctattttcagagctcgtgctgctaggtaacctaaactgggacatgcttaacactccagccatcctacaatctaagtttgatatcctcaatctcacacaaattatcaatgaacccaccaggtacaaccccaaatccgtaaacacgtgcaccctcatagatatcatcctaaccaacctgtcctctaaatacacctctgctgttttcaaccaagatctcagcgatcactgcctcattgcctgcatccgtaatgggtcagcggtcaaacgaccacccatcatcactgtcaaacgctccctaaaacacttcagcgagcaggcctttctaatcgacctggcccgggtatcctggaaggatattgacctcatcccgtcagtagaggatgcctggttattctttaaaagtgccttcctcaccatcttaaataagcatgcccctttcaagaaatttagaaccaggaacagatatagctcttggttctctccagacctgactgctcttgaccagcacaaaaacatcctgtggcgttctgtattagaaacgaatagcccccatgatttgcaacttttcagggaagttaggaacaaatatacacaggtagTTAGGAAAGTTAAGGcttgctttttcaagcagaaatttgcatcctgtagcacaaactcaaaaatgttctgggacactgtaaagttcatggagaataagaccacctcctcccagctgcccactgctctgaggctaggaaacactgtcaccaccgataaatgcacgataattgagaatttcaagaagcatctttctacggctggccatgctttccacctggctacccctaccccgatcaacagccctccaccctccacagcaactcgcccaagcctccccatttctccttcacccaaatccagatagctaatGTCCTGAATGAGATGCAAAATATGGACCcctacaatctggaccctttctttctaaaattatctgccgaaattgttccaacccctattactagcctgttcaacctctctttcgtatcgtctgagattcccatagattggaaagctgccgcggacaTCCCCCTCtacaaagggggagacactctagacccaaactgcttcagacctatatccatcctaccctgtctttctaaggtcgtcgaaagccaagttaacaaacagattactgaccatttcgaatcccaccgtaccttctccgctatgcaatctggttcccgagctggtcatgggtgcacctcagccacgctcaaggtccttgatatcataaccgccattgaaaagagacattactgtgccgccgtattcattgacctggccaaggctttcgactctgtcaatcaccacattcttatcagcagactcagcagccttggtttctcaaatgattgcctcgcctggttcaccaactacttctccgatagagttcagtgtgtaaaatcggagggcctgttgtccggacctctgacagtctttattggggtgccacagggttcaattctcgggccgactctatcctctgtatacatcaatgatgtcgctcttgctgctggtgattctctgatccacctctacgcagacgacaccattctgtatacttctggcccttctttggacactgtgttaactaacctccagatgagcttcaatgccatacaactctccttccgtggcctccaactgctcttaaatgcaagtaaaactaaatgcatgctcttcaaccgatcgctgtccgcacctgcctgcccgtccagcatcactactctggacggttctgacttagaatatgtggacaactacaaatacctaggtgtctggttagactgtaaactctccttccagactcacattaagcatctccaatccaaaattaaatatagaatcggcttcttatttcgcaacaaagcatccttcactcatgctgccaaacatacccttgtaaaactgaccatcctaccgatcctcgacttcgacgatgtaatttacaaaatagcctccaacactctactcaacaaattggatgcagtctatcacagtgccatccgttttgtcaccaaagccccatatactacccaccactgcgacctgtacgctctcgttggctgaccctcgcttcatactcgtcgccaaacccactggctccaggtcatctacaagtctctgctgggtaaagccccgccttatctcagctcactggtcaccatagcagcacccactcgtagcatgcgctccagcaggtatatttcactggtcacccccaaagccaattcatcctttggccgcctttccttccagttctctgctgccaatgactgtaacgaactgcaaaaatctctgaagctggagactcatatctccctcactagctttaagcaccaactgtcagagcagctcacagatcactgcacctgtacatagcccatctgtaaacagcccatctatctacctacctcatccccatactgtatttaacttgctcctttgcaccccagtatctctacttgcacattcatcttctgcacatctaccattccagtgtttaattgctatattgtaattacttcgccaccatggcctatttattgccttacctctcttatcctacctcatttgcacctgctgtatatagatttttctgctgtattattgattgtatgtttgtttattccatgtgtaactctgtgttgttgtttgtgtcgcactgctttgctttatcttggccagatcgcagttgtaaatgaaaacttgttctcaactggcctacctggttaaataaaggtgaaataaataaatacaaatgtgatATTAGATGGGTGAAtgttttttaaattcaggctgaaacacaacaacatgtgtaataagtcaaggggtatgaatcctttctgaaggctctgtgtgtattagagtgtgtaCATCGTGGTGtacgtgctgtgtgtgtgtattagagtgtgtaCATCGTGGTGtacgtgctgtgtgtgtgtgtattagagtgtgtaCATCGTGGGCTCCCGAgttgcacagcggtctaaggcactgcatctcagtgctagaggcgtcactacagaccctggttggattccaggctgtatcacaacaggccgtgattgggagtcccatagggcggtgcacaattggcaccgcgtcatccaggttagggtttggccagggtaggccgtcactgtaaataagaatttgttcttaacggacttgcctatttaaataaataaaatgtgtgtgtgtgtgtgtatgtgtgtgtgtgtgtgtgtgtacatcatgTTTGTTTGCTCTGTGGCTCAGGGTAGATCAGATGGCTGTAACCTGATCCCAGCTGCAGTAGACCAGTAGACCAGtagactctaccagaccagaccagtagactctaccagaccagaccagtagactctaccagaccagaccagtagactctaccagaccagaccagtagactctaccagaccagaccagtagactctaccagaccagaccagtagactctaccagaccagaccagtagactaccagaccagaccagtagactctaccagaccagaccagtagactctaccagaccagaccagtagactctaccagaccagaccagcacTATACCTCATCGGGTCTAGTTCACccacacagagagtgtgtgtgtgtgtgtgtgtgtgtgtgtgtgtgtgtgtgtgtgtgtgtgtgtgtgtgtgtgtgtgtgtgtgtacagcaggCCACCTAGCTTCCACAAAGCAGCTGTTTCAGTAGTGTGTTAACATAGTAGAAGAGAGACCATGCTGCTACCTAATCCACTAATGTTGCTATGGAGTAGAAGtacagggaaggagagacaaTTCAGTACTAGTTATCAACACCAGGGGGAGCTATGCATCAACAAACTGCTATGCTGACTGGTTTTCTTAGACTGCTTCACTTGTAATACCAGTAAATGACCAGTAGAGGGCAGCACTGACCATGACTGCAGATCTGATTTATGATGATTGATTGTGTTTGAGATATTAAACAAACCACTTGAAATTGTAATGGGTACTTATCTGGTAGTTGAAACAATAGTTTTATAGATGTTACTGTAAATTGCTTGCATATCTAAGTTAATGGACTATTTCCATTTAGTCAAACTGCATTGAGCCAACTTTTCTGTTTGAGAAGTAAAGTTTGTgtatgcatgtgcgtgtgtgtgtgtgtgtgtgtgtgtgtgtgtttgcacgccCGTTCCTGCGTGCGTTCGTGCACGTGCGTGCGttcgtgcacgtgtgtgtgtgtgtgtgtgtgtttccgctATGTTGAGCATGACAGGATCAGCTGTAGTAGTTATTACTCCTCTAATAACAAAAAGAGAAGCATACAAACAATGACATCCTCTAACCATAAGGATACTGTTGTTTCCCTCATAGCAACGATATCACAATAAACATCTCCACCAGGAAATGATACGGATGGCTACTGAGCGCCTGATTCCAGACCTGTTGGTGCTGTTTAGATAGGGCATGTGGCAGTCTCCACCAGGAAATGATACGGATGGCTACTGAGCGCCTGATTCCAGACCTGTTGGTGCTGTTTAGATAGGGCATGTGGCAGTCTCCACCAGGAAATGATACGGATGGCTACTGAGCGCCTGATTCCAGACCTGTTGGTGCTGTTTAGATAGTGCATGTGGCAGAGATCTTCAACTAGATTAAGCTGCGGGCTGATTATTTTCTTGAACatcattacaaataatttgtagactgcaaatcgactgcaagaagcccaaacagatataatatttgactaaaactcaatcatttcaaaccttgcttacgttTGTTAACGTTCTCATGTCTctttattatgcgtgggaatacttgtaaagagatttccaaaattaaaatcacttgcaGCTGATTTCTTtgatgtttttacagtcttttattaACAATGAAAATTCTGAAATAAAAACTAGACAACTTTATTTTTGCTAATAAAACTTGAGGGGCAAATAAACCCCCCGCGGGCCGCCAGCGGGGAACCCTGTCCTATGGTCACTTGGAAAGATGGAGAAAACAGACATGGGACCAGCTAACTTTTTATCTTTGTACGCGTGTCGAGGAAAAAGATGTcaaaatatgtactgtatatagctagtCATAGTAGACCGTTGTAGctagtaataaagttgtcctgctgaggggagggtttaggggtgttacactgtacagtaataaagttgtcctgctgaggggagggtttaggggttacactgtacagtaataaagttgtcctgctgaggggagggtttaggggcgttacactgtacagtaataaagttgtcctgctgaggggagggtttaggggcgttacactgtacagtaataaagttgtcctgctgaggggagggtttaggggttacactgtacagtaataaagttgtcctgctgaggggagggtttaggggcgttacactgtacagtaataaagttgtcctgctgaggggagggtttaggggcgttacactgtacagtaataaagttgtcctgctgaggggagggtttaggggcgttacactgtacagtaataaagttgtcctgctgaggggagggtttaggggttacactgtacagtaataaagt from Salmo salar chromosome ssa07, Ssal_v3.1, whole genome shotgun sequence includes the following:
- the LOC106596155 gene encoding ninjurin-2, with the protein product MMSTTRGRAERQGGNTSLNLNHYATKKTVAESMLDVALLMANAAQLKAVLEQGPDFRYYVTVLVLIGSSLLFQVLAGVLFVAMARKDLNNIANQRKLDIMNNVATGLVFITTIINIFITAFGVQKTGLYPKT